CACCACGAGCTTCTCATGATTGACGAGCGTGATCACGGTGTCGGGCGTCTCCTCCACGTACTGGATGAGATCCGCGTTGACGACGAACTCCTTCCCGTTCAGCCGCGTCACCCTGATCATCGGTCCCGTAACCGGATAATTATACTCCTCGACTCAACGCGCCGCCCCCGGCGGCTTGCGCAGCTCCTCGAGGATCCCTTCCAGGCGGGGCTTCTTTCCCGGCGCCGCGCGCCGGAATTCGGCCTCGAATTCCGGCGCGGTCCGCAGGGCTTCGAGCACCTCCGCGGCCTTGGAGGGACGAAGCGCGCG
The Planctomycetota bacterium DNA segment above includes these coding regions:
- a CDS encoding flagellar FlbD family protein, yielding MIRVTRLNGKEFVVNADLIQYVEETPDTVITLVNHEKLVVKEPVNEVIRRVVEYRRSISGLHP